In the genome of Tepidimicrobium xylanilyticum, the window TGCCCATCCTGCTGCTTGCAAGCCTTGCTGGAAAAACCAATCTGAAAATGCTTGTGATGTATATTTAAAGAAAAACATCTCTCCAAAATCCCTAAGCATTTGAGGGCGATCATTATAGGTCTCATTGATTATCTGTAATACTCTCTCTTGATCAATTCCATTTTACCAAAGCCTCTAGTATCTATTCCAATACACCGATAGCCTAATTGTGGCAACTTATCAAACTGGTATTCGAACAGATTATGATTGCCTGGCCAACCATGTAAAAACAAGATTGCCTTTTTAGATTCTGGGTTTAAATCCTCGACATAAATATTCACGTTATTCACATTACCATAATAACCCATATTACCTCTCCTTTAAAAAATTATAGATTATTATATTCATTAATCCATAAAGTGGTATCACACTTATTATTAAAAATAATTTAATATGATGCTGTTTTTTCATTCTTAAAATTACGAACAAGTGTAAATATCAGCATTAACCATATTCTCAAGACGGAAGTCATATTGTCTTTTTTTAAATTAACTTCTCAATATATTTTTCTGCAAGCTTTTATTTTCTTGTTATTAAATAATTTTATTAATCAATTGTCCACTTAAGTAAGTAGTTTTTCAGCTTTTCAAATATCTGCATTACAATAATTAAAACTATGACCAAGAATATAAAACCAACCCATGTATAGTCATAAAGTCCAAATGTGGAATATTTTTTCACAAAGAAACCCATTCCATACTCTGTACCATACATCTCAACATATACCAACATCATAAAAGTGCTACGAAGAGAGCTTACGAATCCTGACAAAATAGTTGGACTTGCTGCTGGCAATATTACTTTAAGAATTAATTTTAAACCATTTAATTCCAGTGTGGTAGCCTTATCTAAATAGCGCTTATCAATAGTCATTATACCATTTATGGTAGCAAAAAGGGTTGTCCAAACAGTACCATAAACAATAAGAAATATTGATGCTATTTCAAAATTAGGTGCTAATAACAATACGAATGGAGATAATAAGATGGATGGTACACAGCTAAATGCATATATTATAGGATAAAGTGCATCTCTAAGCCATTTTACTAATCCAAGAATTGTTCCGACCACCAAAGAAAAAATTAAAGATATTGTAATAGAAGGAAACATAAGCTTGAAAGATGATATCAAGTTAATCAGCATTAGATCTTTACTAGCTTCAAATGCCTTTCTCATTTTGTCCACACTTGGAAACAAATAGGGATTAGCACGCTCGCTTTCTGTATAATATACATAAAAAACTATAACTCCTAAGAATATAAGGAAAGTAAGCCAATATTTTTTTGCAAAAGCACGTATATCTCTAAGAATGTCTCATCATCTCCTTTTCTTTATTCATTCATATTATTTTTCACATTCTTAAAATATTAGTGTAGGTTTTTGCATGCATGCAAAAACCTACACTGACACTTTTTTATAGGTCGTTTTCTTCATAAAATTTCATCATTCTATCGTAGAATTCTGGATCTTCGCTACCATATTTTTCTTTTGCTTCTTTTAAAGCATTTTCATATAGCACTGTGTTAATATGATCATTAATATCAACTTCCTTAGCTTGTTCGCTCAAAAAACCAGTCTTGTCTAATATACCCCATGCACGAACAATTGAATTTCTAAGTGGATCTACATGTACTATATAGTGGTCATTTAACATATAGGCTGATACATATTCCTCCGTAGTTCCAATACTTTTAGCCTGTAATTTAACACATTCTTCCTTATTAGCTTCATAATATTGCTGAGCACGGATCAGAGCCCTTAGTATAGCTTTAATTGTATTAGGGTTGTTTTTTACAAAATCTGTTTGAGCAACTAGACGGCAACAAGAATAGTTTGGCATAACATCTCCCTGATATGTAACAATTTCTACATCTTTCATATTATTTACAGCATAATTTTGACCTGTTCCCATTAGGGCATAATCAACTTCACCCTTAACTACGGCAGCTAGAGCATCATTGTAGCTATCATATGTAACCC includes:
- a CDS encoding ABC transporter substrate-binding protein; this encodes MKKGIVLLILVLITTFALAGCTGNTENNVSTDVEEQTTGSDATQIEDTVGGELETTTVRWNYGTSGNVLVTIAQEMGYFEDEGITLEIVYGTENADAMQLLSSGKVDVVSNAGTSNPLQQIASGVDLTVFGGHMVQGCMPVVARAGTEWNGVEDLIGKKFACNPAYFAFTGAVMELGYEDPLSAVDWVTYDSYNDALAAVVKGEVDYALMGTGQNYAVNNMKDVEIVTYQGDVMPNYSCCRLVAQTDFVKNNPNTIKAILRALIRAQQYYEANKEECVKLQAKSIGTTEEYVSAYMLNDHYIVHVDPLRNSIVRAWGILDKTGFLSEQAKEVDINDHINTVLYENALKEAKEKYGSEDPEFYDRMMKFYEENDL
- a CDS encoding ABC transporter permease, with the protein product MRKAFEASKDLMLINLISSFKLMFPSITISLIFSLVVGTILGLVKWLRDALYPIIYAFSCVPSILLSPFVLLLAPNFEIASIFLIVYGTVWTTLFATINGIMTIDKRYLDKATTLELNGLKLILKVILPAASPTILSGFVSSLRSTFMMLVYVEMYGTEYGMGFFVKKYSTFGLYDYTWVGFIFLVIVLIIVMQIFEKLKNYLLKWTID
- a CDS encoding alpha/beta fold hydrolase, which translates into the protein MGYYGNVNNVNIYVEDLNPESKKAILFLHGWPGNHNLFEYQFDKLPQLGYRCIGIDTRGFGKMELIKREYYR